From Rhodamnia argentea isolate NSW1041297 chromosome 10, ASM2092103v1, whole genome shotgun sequence, a single genomic window includes:
- the LOC115752364 gene encoding beta-bisabolene synthase-like, with translation MATNGSKRRSANFRPSAWDYNFVQSLRGEYGSNILKSRLMQEVEHVERVTKLKEEVKDLIRSEMPWVEKLEQIDAVQRLGLGYHFELEIKSALQAVINGTDNSAWSFDDDLHATALRFRLLRQNGFNMEQGVFERFMTEDASSFKESLREDVEGLLSLYEASFYGFKGEAIMDEAKTFSSTCLENLKESHTWAKKVNHALDMPVHWRPNRLEARWFMDMYEEVQCDRWNPVLLDLAKLDFNVVQSIYRDEVSKLARWWVNLGLNKMEFCRDRLMEHYLWNALMVYEPQFGAFREMSTKITCMITLMDDVYDVFGSWEELQILTKFIERWDISEIDKLPPTIRTCFLAMYNTTNEIGYWTMKAQGFDISPYLHKLWINQGKTWLEEAKWYHEGHKPTLQEYLNASVTSIGGHVVLVFSYFTTSDKLSRETLEYLCSIPSVMYSSSLILRLTNDLSTSSAELARGDNFKSLHCYMNETGASEEATRHHLKNLVRKAWKQMNEDVIGANPCPGPFLGACLNLARASQLFYQYGDGHGIPDRETKDNLKSILIRPVPIKQQRAAKRSSD, from the exons ATGGCGACCAACGGCTCGAAGAGGCGTTCGGCAAACTTCCGGCCGAGCGCTTGGGATTACAACTTTGTTCAGTCACTCAGAGGCGAATATGGG AGCAACATATTGAAGTCGCGTTTGATGCAGGAGGTGGAACACGTTGAAAGGGTCACGAAGCTGAAGGAAGAAGTGAAGGATCTTATCCGTAGCGAAATGCCTTGGGTGGAGAAGCTCGAGCAGATCGACGCCGTCCAACGGCTAGGATTGGGATACCACTTTGAGCTGGAGATCAAGAGCGCATTGCAAGCCGTTATAAATGGCACAGACAATAGCGCCTGGAGTTTTGATGATGATCTACATGCCACGGCGCTCCGATTCAGGCTTCTCCGCCAAAACGGCTTCAATATGGAGCAAG GGGTGTTTGAAAGATTCATGACAGAAGATGCGAGCAGTTTCAAAGAATCCCTAAGGGAAGATGTTGAGGGTTTATTGAGCCTGTACGAAGCATCCTTCTATGGATTTAAAGGTGAAGCCATCATGGATGAAGCCAAGACTTTCTCTTCTACGTGTTTGGAAAATCTGAAGGAAAGCCATACTTGGGCAAAAAAGGTAAATCACGCTTTGGACATGCCCGTTCACTGGAGGCCCAACAGATTGGAGGCCAGATGGTTCATGGACATGTACGAGGAAGTTCAGTGCGATCGCTGGAACCCCGTCTTGCTCGATTTGGCTAAGCTCGATTTCAACGTGGTGCAATCAATTTATAGAGACGAAGTCAGCAAATTAGCCAG GTGGTGGGTAAATTTAGGGTTGAACAAGATGGAGTTTTGTCGGGATAGACTAATGGAGCACTACTTATGGAATGCTTTAATGGTCTATGAACCACAATTCGGAGCTTTCAGAGAGATGAGCACGAAGATCACGTGTATGATCACGTTGATGGACGATGTTTATGACGTTTTCGGCTCATGGGAAGAACTTCAAATATTGACGAAATTCATCGAGAG ATGGGATATCTCGGAAATCGACAAGCTTCCTCCAACGATAAGAACTTGTTTCCTTGCCATGTACAACACCACGAATGAAATTGGCTATTGGACCATGAAAGCGCAAGGCTTCGACATCAGTCCCTACTTACACAAATTG tgGATAAATCAAGGTAAGACGTGGTTAGAAGAAGCAAAGTGGTATCATGAAGGCCACAAACCAACGCTCCAGGAGTATCTCAATGCTTCAGTGACATCAATTGGGGGACATGTTGTATTGGTTTTCTCTTACTTCACCACTTCAGACAAGCTATCCAGAGAAACCCTAGAATATTTATGCAGTATCCCCAGCGTTATGTATTCCTCCTCCCTGATTCTTCGGCTCACGAACGATTTGAGCACCTCATCG GCTGAGTTGGCGAGAGGAGATAATTTCAAGTCACTCCATTGCTATATGAACGAAACGGGAGCTTCTGAAGAAGCGACTCGACATCACCTGAAGAACCTGGTGCGAAAAGCTTGGAAACAGATGAACGAAGACGTCATCGGTGCCAACCCGTGCCCCGGACCTTTTCTCGGCGCTTGTTTGAACCTTGCGCGAGCGTCTCAATTGTTCTATCAGTACGGGGACGGCCATGGGATTCCGGATCGGGAGACTAAAGACAACCTCAAGTCGATCCTCATCCGACCTGTCCCGATAAAGCAGCAGCGAGCAGCTAAACGTTCCTCCGATTAA